AGTATGTGGCCGAACACCAAGTTATCCTTTGACGTACATGAGTCAGTTCTGTTTCACCAAACTGTCAAGATAAACACTGGATGAACACAGTCAAGAACAAACTCGTGATAAACCAATCACCAGTAGGCGATACACGCTTCAATTGAACAAGGTGTGCAACCCCAACACGCGCTGGTTGCCTGTTTTGTAACAAATTGTCTCAGGTCAGCTGTGAAGATCGTCTAAATCGGAGACTTTATGATCGCCAGTAGCGGAGCGAACAGCCCGCGATGGTGTTCTAGCTTTTCTTGCTAAGTTCGATAGCGCAAGGCACTAAAAGTTTGACGCCAGCGGACAAGGGGAAATGAGGAACGTGGCGTATCCACACAAGGTAATGAGAGATTCGATCCGAGCAGCCGAGGTTGCACGCACGGTTCTTTCTGTGCCTTTAGCCCATCAAATGATTTACAGCAACTACCGCTCTGCGCGGTGCGGTCGGACACTAAGTGGGTTGAAGCTCAAAATTACAGGAACTCATATGGGGATCGACTCTTGTTCCTACACCTTATAGCTACCAGAGTGCCCCCTGCAATGGCTTTGGGAACCACGTTTCTCCAAAAGCCACAATGCGATTCCTGGTGCATCTTCTCAGCCTCTGTGTTTTCTCAGGTCTTGGCCTGGCAGCCCCATCATCACTCCCTGCCTCAGATCTTGAGAGTCGCCAGCTCGTCAGTGGCCTTCTCAAAGGCGTTGATGGTACCCTAGAAGCGGTTGTTGGAGGCCTTCTTGGTACGCTTCGTAAGGCGATTGACAGCGGCGACAGAGATAAGACGCTGGATATCCTACATGTGCTTCAACCTACCAAGAAGCACAAGACTGTGCAAGATGTTTCTGCCGCTTTGGAGGACATTTCAAAGTCCAAGCCCAAGACCATCATCGATTACAGCGCGCAATTGATCGTGAATGGTCTTATTTCTGGAAACACGCTGGATCTCTTCGCTTATGCCAAGGGTCTTGTCTCGGATCAGAATGGAAGCAATAACAAGTAAGTCACTCTTACAAAAGCTTTGGTTATTCGACTAACCATTTTCAGGAACCGCAACCCTCCCAAGAAGGTCTACCCAAAGGTAGCAGACTGCGATGCTCCTTACACCACCTCTGAAGCCAAGCTCCGCGCCGCCATTCATATTCCTCCCACCTTTACCTACGGCGAAAAGCCTCCCGTCATTTTGTTTCCTGGCACTGGATCTACTGGTTATACCACGTTCCGTGGTAATTTTATTCCATTACTCACCGACGTCGAATGGGCAGACCCCGTTTGGGTAAACGTCCCTGTGCTgctgcttgaggatgttcaAGTCAATGCTGAGTATGCTGCATATGCACTCAACTACATCGCCTCCCTTACCAAGCGAGAAGTTTCTATCATTGCTTGGTCCCAAGGCAACATTGATGTCCAGTGGGCGCTCAAGTACTGGCCCTCCACACGCAAAGTAACGACCGACCATGTTGCCATCAGCGCTGACTACAAGGGCACAATCTTGGCCAATATTGGCGGTGCCACTGGTTTGATCAACACACCTGCAGtacttcaacaagaagccGGAAGCGCATTCATCAATACACTTCGCTCTGACGATGGTGACTCTGGCTACATCCCCACTACAAGTCTGTACTCTAGCCTTTTCGATGAGGTTGTTCAGCCTCAAGAAGGTACTGGCGCGTCAGCTTACCTACTCGATGCTCGTAATGTCGGCGTTGTCAACGCTGAGGTTCAAAAGGTTTGCGCTGGGAAATTGGCTGGTTCATTCTACACGCATGAGAGTATGCTCGCGAACCCTCTGACGTTTGCGCTTGCCAAGGATGCTCTTACTCACCAAGGACCTGGAAAAATATCTCGAATTAACCTTGCCGAAGTTTGCAATAGGTCTTTGGCACCTGGTCTTGGCCTAGAAGATTTGCTGATCACCGAGAATGCACTTGTCATCGCCGCTCTTTCACTGGTCTTGTATCTTCCTAAGCAGCTAGAGGAGCCAATGATCAAGCAATACGCGTTTGAGGCGACTGGTACATGCTagattaattcttatagTCCCTAATAATACTATGTAAATATGTAATACCATGAAATAACCTCTTCTCAACTGAAGTAAAACTCAGCCTCATTCTTCTTTAAAGTCACTGAATGCAGAGCATTTACCTCACCCATCTCAGCATCTTCCTCCGCCTTTGCGCTAATTCGGTCAAATTCTTTCCACTGTAGGCGACATATGCAAGGGTTAAGAACATAAGCaaaaaaaggcaaaaaaaaacaaatgtCTGAATGCCTCCACACCGGATTGAACGATGGACCTTTGCATTACAAGTGCAACGCTCTACCACTGAGCTATAAAGGCTCTCTTTTTATATCTGACACATGCTAAAATGGCGAATATATAGCCCATAGCTCATCTCTTTGATAGCAATACCTTTCACTATAGTCTCAGAGCCAGAAACTGATTTGCCATTTAAAGAATAGCGAGTTTATAGAGTATTTAGATATCACTGACTTCTTTTTCAGTATACTTATTGCTATATAACTACCTATCAGTATATAATATCTTCCTCTATACCAGAGCTATTATCCTTCTCCTTATTCAGGCGACGTTCTATAATGAAGGTTACAGGTTTAGACATCGTCAATCAACCTTTATATACAGTGGTTTGAAGCTACAAGCTGAGTAGTAAATGCATCAGTGGGATAACGAAAATGAAAATTCCCCTGCCCTATTAATACAGACCATGTGAAGATGGGTAACATACTCCGCCCAGACTAGACTCTAAGCAGTCGGGACAGGACCCACGATGTCTATTAACCTCAATGAGGTTGACCAAGTTAACTATAGGTAGAacagacaaaaagaaataagTGAGGACCGAGCGTGGATCGAACACGCGACCTAGGGATCTGCAATCCCTCGCTCGTACCACTGAGCTATCGATCCTTGAAGTTCTTAAGATGGGCAGTGTCTCAGAGCTATTATACTCGCCGGAAAACAGAGATGGCATAATAGAATTACTTTGTTAACCTCTGGATGTGTGAGTTATATGCTAGTATGATGTATAAAGCAAACATAGACCTGCATTTTTTCGTTCCTCGTTCGCAACGCAGATTTCACGCTGCTCTGATCTAAGACACAGACAGGTGAGCCAGTAAAAGAGGCGGGACCCCCTCTTACCATTCGGACTCAGATTCTTTGAAAACTCAAAACTACCCTTGAAAGTAAGAGAATATTACAGTAGTTAATTCCCAACTCTGTTACACCTTTCTACCTCTATCATTTCCATTAGTGGCTTAGCCATCTCCAGTCCAGGCATATTTACCATCTCTTGAACCCGGGAGTCATTTACTTCCAGGTATTGATTTATCAGAAGATATGCCGCCATTTTCTTTCGCTGTTCTTCGTAACAGTTATCATCGTAAAAGTCATAGACCACCGGCTTCTTTGTAACGAGATCAAAGATCAGCCTGTAGGGGTCTGCTTCAGCCTCTTCAATAAGATATGCCAACATTTCGCTTTTTCCATTGCAAAACGCCGCGGCCAAAACCCCGCCATATCTTTCTTCGGTCTGAACATCAACATCTGCTCCTCTACCGACGAGAAGCTTGGCTACCTGCAGTGAACCGCTCTTCGCCGCCTGTAATAACGGGGTTCCATGACGACCGCCAGGGAAGTCAAGTCGGGCACCGGCGTCAATCAAGGTTACTGCAGCTTCTGTATTATCCATCTTCGCTGCCGCAATAAGCGGACATTCCCAATTGCAAATACGACAAATAGCCTCTGGATCTGCCCCCTTGTTTAaaagaaggtcaagaagcaCCTTATCATAACAGTTCACAATAGCGCAACAGAGGGAATGCGAGCATGTCTCCAAATTGGGATCAGCTCCATGTTCCAAGAGAGTGATGGCACAGGACTTCTTCCCTTGCTTCAATGCTACCTCTAGGGCGCTAGTAGAACCCTTTCTCACGATTCTGTTGATATCGCTACCAAGCCCGATGAGTTGACGGCATAACACGTCTGGTCCATGTTTTACGGCCAAAGAGAGAATGCTGTAGTCTTCGGCGTTGGTACACTCTGGATTCGACTCCAGACAATCTTCTCCCCACTGCATCGCTGCTGGATATATGCCAAGGACAATCAGACCTAACACTGCCATACTGGTGGGCCGAAGGCCGCCTACCAAGTATTCTGCTACAACGAAGATTGATGCCGCCGCCGGGTAGTATTTGGCCCAATTCTCATACTCCCTCTCTCCATCGACCATGAAGTAATGAAGAAGCTGAGAAATCTCGGGATAGTTTTTGATGTCACACTGTATCAGTTTGACGTGAGAGAACCAGTACTTTGATACATACAACCAAAGTGAGCTCACAGGGTCTGTAGCGGTGTTTTCACTTCCGCTATTTATGGTAGAGCCTTGAGCCTCCATTTCCAATTGCTTTTCGACGTGCCCACGTGCGGAGGGTTCATGATTTGCTTCCTCGGcccagaagacctccctCGCCGCCATCTCAGCTTCCACAATCTTTACAGCCCAATCTGGGGGTTCAAGATTTGCTTTCCTGACCAATAGGAGCGATAACTTCGTAATCTCAGCTTTGCCGTTCTGTCCCGCCCAGCCTCCGTGTTTTTCGAGGAAGTATTCTTGTACTGATGCATGGGGAAACTTCCAGTTGCCCTCGATGTCTTTGACAATGAGGTAACGACAAAGAGTTTCGAATTGTCTTTCCGATACGCTACCCATGGTTTTCAACTCGATAACACCATTATCATCGCTGGTTCCGAATCGGACTGCGGCTAACAACTCTTCAGTAGACAGAGGCTGCAGTGCGTACATGGTCCATCGCACCGCTCGCTCGAGGTACATTCGATCGATCAGTTCATCCTTTTCGTAGAGCTCATCATATGCTTGTTCAAGGCCTTTGGGTAGCCTTCCTATCCTGTTCATGATTGCATCATCGGATCCCAGGCCTTTAAGTTGCTCAACCTGAAGAAAAGCCCATCTGAACCTAAGTGAATAGTCAGCATGTGACAATGATATAGTAGCAACGGGTAGTAATACATTCCACCGGACTCTGTACATAGTCTCCTCTCGACTTTATCTCTCACCTCTTGTCCCCAGTCCTCTCCGATCTCTTTGACTCTTTTCTTGACAAATTTCTCAATATCGGGCTCATTTTTGTCGGCGACAGTGATTGTCGCCAGCATTTGTCTGGCATTTGAAAGGCTGCTTCGAATATCTGGCCGGTCCCGGCTTGAAATGAACATCTTAAGTGGTCGTTGAGATTCCCCAAGTAATTTGACCATGATTTGCATAATGATCTTCATATCTTCTTTATCAAACTCATCCAGACCATCAAGAACTATAACTGTTCGGGGAAGAAGATTGATAAGCTGCAAAAGACTTTCCTCACAAAGGCTTTTGTCAAATGGTTGCTGCGATTTCTCCATGTCCTTACAACGCTGGATCAGAAAAGCCACCATCTTCTCAGGGTAATTTGGAATGGTTGCTAGTTGTCGAACGAAGCTTCTGAGAACGTTGAGCACCTGGTCTCCGCCATCTTGATCGGTTTTTCGAAAGTAGAAAAAGGCAAATCCTTCATCAGTTGGTACGCTAGCCTTGCTACCATTATTCCAATAGCGATCTACAATATGAGAAGCAAGTGTCGATTTACCAGCACCAGCTAGCACCCGTTAGCTAATGTGACACAGGGAAGTCATGCAAACCAACTTACCATCTCCCCTGAGCCATAGCAACGCGGATGAACTCGTGTTTTCCCATTCACGAAATACTTCATCATTCAACAGCCATTTGCCAGTTCCCTCCGTTCTATTTTTTCTCCTCTCAATGTGTTGGTTACCGACATGTACGTCGCTGATGTAATTGAGGGCATTTCTCATCTGCTGGTCTTCCATATCACTGAGGATCTTAGAAACTCCACGGTCAATGTAACAAATCCGTTCGTCAAGGCTCTGGAGACGTTTTTGAACTTCTCGATTATTAGCCACTGATAGTTCCTGGTTGCAAGCTTGCATGCAGGTGTTCAACTCCTGTTCAGCTGTGTGCAAGTCCTTGATCAACCCATCGGCTTCTCCCGGGTTCCACAATGCTTTGCAGAATTGACTGATTGCGCTTGTCTCGTTCAGCTGCTCCTTCGCATGGATCAAAAAAAGTAAGATTGTTTTGTACATCCTTACCAAGGCGGCACGCATAAGCTCGAAAGATTGAGAACCTTCGGTCAAGCCGATTTGCAAGAAAGCTCGGTCACAAATAGCACCTACTCTGACCAACCTCAGAGCCTTCTCAGCGCATCCGAGAATGGCGATAAGATTCTCGCATTGATCAACGTGTGCCTA
This Fusarium poae strain DAOMC 252244 chromosome 3, whole genome shotgun sequence DNA region includes the following protein-coding sequences:
- a CDS encoding hypothetical protein (SECRETED:SignalP(1-19)~TransMembrane:1 (n3-14c19/20o429-447i)) — protein: MRFLVHLLSLCVFSGLGLAAPSSLPASDLESRQLVSGLLKGVDGTLEAVVGGLLGTLRKAIDSGDRDKTLDILHVLQPTKKHKTVQDVSAALEDISKSKPKTIIDYSAQLIVNGLISGNTLDLFAYAKGLVSDQNGSNNKNRNPPKKVYPKVADCDAPYTTSEAKLRAAIHIPPTFTYGEKPPVILFPGTGSTGYTTFRGNFIPLLTDVEWADPVWVNVPVLLLEDVQVNAEYAAYALNYIASLTKREVSIIAWSQGNIDVQWALKYWPSTRKVTTDHVAISADYKGTILANIGGATGLINTPAVLQQEAGSAFINTLRSDDGDSGYIPTTSLYSSLFDEVVQPQEGTGASAYLLDARNVGVVNAEVQKVCAGKLAGSFYTHESMLANPLTFALAKDALTHQGPGKISRINLAEVCNRSLAPGLGLEDLLITENALVIAALSLVLYLPKQLEEPMIKQYAFEATGTC